The nucleotide window aatacaacataaacatattaaacaataaaattaattaaaattaaaattaactaattatttCAAATGCTATAGATAACATATATTGACTACTTTAATatgcataacaaaaatataaataaatttgaaaaacatatataatataaaactataaaaatatattagtattttaagtacaaatattgatataaagGGGCGGGGAGAGGACACATGCATCTTTGTCCTTGATTGTAGggaatttttaatctttatccCCTTTTTCATTTCTATCAGAAAATTTCTTCCCTGTTAATGTCTAAGAGGGTCAGATACCTTAAATTTGGACTGAAATTACCATATCTAGTTTGGTTgcaagtaaataaatattactttgataatttatattttattatttacattaatttatttggtttataaataataaaatattataataatcttaattaCTAATGATAATGTGGTAGTTAATATAAGATGTAATTTGATTAactaatattgattttattacaattatatatttatttattaattttttagaacaaaaatatcttcattttcaattaagacgacaagtaacataaaatatattttagcttAATTATAACCtagagtatttaagtaaataatatcttaatattattttatcacctcaaacaaaatataataatgatttgtaattaccaaattttatcaaattttatcaaatataactatttttataaaattttattaaacatagtaataatttatatatagtaattttttgataatatatttttgtgataatattttattttttaaataaaatattacccaaaccaaatttactctaacaaaaattttgttatcatttttgaattaatattgtGTAAATTTGACAATATTTTCATGAATACTTTGGGATTAGTAActagcaaataaaataataataaaactatgtgcataaataataacatatgaCCCACAGATTGACCTAAGTGGTGAAGGGTGAAAGGTTATTTGCAATCGTCCAAGATTTgggttgaaaaatttttaaaaaacggtttacggtttgaacgattttcaaaccaaaccaaaccgtgtatatatatatatatatgacacgGTAAGCAGCCaacatcaaaaaatatatatctatatatttacaCAAGAACCGACACAGCAGTTAGCAATTcatatatgcatacatacaaAGAATAACAAACACtcataaatacatataacaactaatacaatattttataaatatatacaaccaccactaattaatatatatatataaaaataatgtattaatctatttcttaaaaataaaacatatccGACACCTAATACCTCACTTTTTTTTCCACGAAAATTTCTTTCTCCCCTTCCTACGTTCAACACCGCAGCACACTTTAAATTTTTGTGATTCTTTCTCAGCAAAAAGGAACCATAGCACCATCACCATCTTTTTGGTCTAAGTTCTCATTTGAAGCACCAGTCAACTCACCATCGCTCAACTCATCATCGTCGCCGGTAAGTCATCAATTTACTTTAGAACCCAATGATGCATCTATTATTGttcatattgttatatatgttgGCTTAATCATCATATtccttattttcattaataggTTAtacttttcaataaattttagaCGTGTTTACTACAcattaaagtaatatattaatattacattTTGATATGGAGATTTGGCCAAATTATTATCAACTAATGTTaatttacaatattaaaaattaaagttgtaTGAATATATTGCattaatataagtataaaaaagtaaatagtttgtgttaattaatcaaatggtttaattaattaaatgataaaatctaAGGGTAAATgggttcaatttaattaatttaaggataatctctttaattaataCTAATATACTATTATCTAATGTATAGTATAGAAAAGTAAATAGTTTGTGTTAATTAATCAAatggtttaattaattaaatggtaAACTCTAAAGGTAAATGGGttcagtttaattaatttaagggtaatctctttaattaatattagtataatattatctaatgtaTAGTATAGAAAAGTAAATAGTTTGTGttaattaatcaaatgatttaattaatcaaatggtAAAATTTAAGGGCAAATGGgttcaatttattaattaatttaaggttaatctctttaattaatgttagtatgatattatttaatgtatagttcattaaattttgtaaatggaAGACATCAATGATGAGTTCCCATTAGGAGAGAGAGGAAGTTCATCTTCTTTACCTCAAGTTGAGAGCAATGATAGTGATTCTTCAGtagcaaaaagaaaatttatgaagGAAAGATCCAAGATATGGGAGcattttaccaaatttgaatCTAATGGGGAAAACAAATGTAAATGCAATTATTGTGGTCAAGTGTACAAGTGTTCCCCAAGAAATCTTGGAACAAGTACACTAAAAAATCATTTGTCAAGGTGTAAGAAAAATTCTCTAAATGATGTGAATAAAGTAGACCCTAAgtagaaaatattgaattataatgtcttttaattatggttattatttatttattttttcttgaatttgaaaaattgaaagtgaatacTTTTTATTCTGTTTGAACCATAAACCGAACCGCACCAAACCGTATAGTTTCAGTTTggtttgtaatttaaaataatttggtttggtttgaaattttttcaaaccgtttttttcaatttgggttgaaaaatattgtaaaccCCACCAAACCGGACCGTGCACATCCCTAATATAAAGGGGCGGAGAGGGGACACATGCATCTCTGTCCCCGATTGTGGggaatttttaatctttatccCCTTCTCTATTTCTATCAAAAAATCTCTTCCCTGTTAATGTCTAAGAGGGTCGGATATCTTAAATTCGGACTGAAATTACCATCTCTAGTTTGGTTGCAGGtaaagaaatattactttaataatctctattttattatttacattaatttgttttgtttataaataataaaatattatagtaatcttaATTACTAATGATAATGTGgtagttaatataaaatataatttgattatttaatactgattttattacaattctATCTTTATACtgattttattacaattctatctttatttattaattttttaggacaaaaatatcttcattttcaattaagacAACAagtaacataatatatattttagctTAATTATAACTGAAActatttaagtaaataatatcttaatattattttattatcccaaacaaaatataataatgatttataattatcaaattttatcaaatataactatttttataaaattttattaaacatagtaataatttatacataataattttttggtaatttatttttgtgataattttttatttttaaataaaatattacctaaactaAATCTACCCTAACAGAAATTTTGTTAtcatttatgaattaatattgtGTAAATTTGCCAATATTTTCCTGAATACTTTCGGATTAGTAACTAgcgaatgaaaaaataatatacaataacaTGTGACTCAAAGATTGCTCTAAATGGTGAAGGGTGAAGGGTTATTTGCAATTGTTCAAGATTTGAGTGACTCTAATGTGATATATCACAATAAAGTTTATCCCTTAATTTGCTTAGGTTGTAGTTACGAGTCTAAGTAGTTACGGTCTCTCAAGTTTTACTACAAAAATTCCTcgagtaaacaaaaaaaaaagtaatgacatgtcataatataattgtgtgttattttatttttaatttttaactatttaattatgtaataatatatcattatttgtatataaaaactATACACAGAACATTactaattcaaaaaataaacacTGTTTTGAATGAGAAGCTAAAATAAAACTTGAATTCCAAGTCCAAcgttctcctcctcctcctggTTTCCCTCTCAAACTCAAAACAATTTGAATAGGACGTACAGTTCAATACTAGTAACTCATTCAATTCTCTCACTCTCTATTTCAACTTTGATTGCTTTCTATTTATTCTCTTCCCTTAATCTTTTATCTAtctattgatttatttatttattttcatttcactttGGTCTCTTTATGGAAGACGACGGCCATAATCATGGCTTCAGTTTAGGCTCTGTGTCGGCTCCTTCCCCATCTGTAGTTTCTCTGGCGGCATTTTCTGCAATTCCGTTCCCTTTCCCTTGCCGCCTCTCAAGCCATTTCACCCGCCCGAGCCCCCCGGTTTCCGCGGTTCGTAAGTTGGCTTGGGTGTCCTTGGAAGGACGACTCGTTAATGCAGAAGAAGCCAGCTCGTCTAAAACTATAAAGGGATGGTTGAGCCGAGAGGAAGCCGCGGCTTGGGAGATGTTTACCCCCATTCAGAGGTTCTTGATAGTTGCCGTGATCGGCGTCGCCGTCGCTGAGTCGAAGAAGAATTGGGTCATTTCGCAACTCAAAAAATCTGTTGAACTTAGGGTTTGTGTTTTTAACATGTTTATTAATTGGGTTTTCTTATAcgtattgatttaatttatgtttaattaaaacttttactCTGCTTTATGTAAAgggattttgttttttttcaattattatggaattttttattaattcgaGTCTTTTTGAATGAACTTGTGCAAATGCTTTTCAAGGATGAAGTGCTTTTGAGCATGCAGCAGAAGCTTGACAGTCTCTGTGAACAGTTGTATTTTGCCAAGGACAAGAAGGAAATAAAGGCCAATATACCATTAAAAGGGAAAGAAGAGTCAGCATTTGGCGAAACGTTTGGCGATGAGAAAATCAGTTTTGTTGAGTGTGGCTGTTGGCTTTGTGATCAACATCATCATCTCTTTAATGGGTTGATGGTAAAGTTTCATCTTTACTTctacaataattttaatttattaactgatgatttttttttgggctTATTAATTTGGTAACAGGCTAGATCTGCTGTGAAAGCTTCCCGCAGGGATGAGAATGAGATGCTGCAGTTCAAAATGAATCATGTGAATGAGGTGGAACCGGAGGAGCGCCGCATGTCTGACTTGTCAGATTGGGCTTCAAGTGTCACATCTAGTGTAGAAGTTCAGGTGATGGAAGTTCAGAAAAATTATCTGGTTTTTGGATTTTGCATAACATGTGATTTGATTAAGAGATCATAGGATGTTAATCATATTTTAGCTTCTTCGATACAATGATCTCCATAACCTGTTATTTGAATTTCGGAAATTAATCTTGTAAAGTCCTGATATGCACTTATCATCTTCCTGCTTAAGAAATCATTGGCCATAGCTACAACATAATAGTTTAGTTGGATGGTCCTAGAATTGCACTCTGATGAATGGTTGGCACTTTGGAGAGAGCTGTTTGATGGATTTTTTGAGTGAAGACTTCTGTTATCTGGGGCTTTAATTGATCAACAAAGAGGTTTATCATACACTTTGCATGGAAAGAGAGTTTGTAGATTTGTGGCTTGATACAAGCAATCATTGATGTGGCAGGATCTGGTAAAAAGAGAATAATGCTGACTATGGTATCATCAAGCTTTCAGATTGTATTGTTCCGTTTATCTTTGTGCAGATGAACAACTTTGCATTGGAACAAGATATCAGCAATCTAAGGAAGGAGTGTGAAGACAAGGATTCCAGCATAAGGGAGCTAACTGCTTTTCTCCAGTCATCAAACACTAACGGTTCAaaggtaatatatatatatgttttccttcATGTTTTCACATGTATTTTCTCCTTGAGTAATCAagcttgtttccttctcttaATAACAGAGGATCTCAGATCTGGAAGACATCATAAGGAGGAAGAGCATGATAATTACAAGACTGAAGAAAGACATGGTGGTTTTAGAACAAAAGGTGTGAGAAATCAACACTAAAATTgcattttgtttagtttaataAGGTGAAAATATAGGCATCTGGATTGGAAagactttttttcatttgatcaCTTATTTCTTTCTCGAAGTACTTTAGCTTTTACCTTCACCTCATGAGTAACCAGCTAAACTTTGTTCCAAATCCCAGCTGGTGCAGTTGACAAGGCTTCAGAGACCTTCCACTGCATCAGCCACAAACAGTTGGCAAGTTCCAATTATGGCAGATAACCTGCTTTATGATATGGATAGTACTACAAGCCCTTCTTCTTCCGATTCCGATTCTTCCCCTGTGAATCGACCAGAAATTACTGTTCTGAAAGCTGTTGGTGCACCTGTTTTGAATGGTGACTCTGCTTCACCAAGTGAACAGAAGTCAGCTCCAGTCAAATTCTCTAGTTTATTGGCGAAGCCTACTGACTTGCGTATAACCTCTTGTCAAAGTAGTCCTCTGACTGaaatatcaataaatcaaaattccaATACAATATCTTCATCGAGGCAAAACCAACTGTCAACAAGAGGAGATCTCAAGAAGAGTAGGAGGCGGCCTCAAACTGCGTCAAAGGGTGCAGCTCCACAGAGAAGATGGATTTAGTAAGTATTTATTATGCAGCTGTGatgtttcaaatttcaataccTTCTGGTTTGATCACAACAAGTTTCTGAATACAGATTTTATCACCTGGTTTCATATGGTTTCATTTTGAGTctcaaaaatcataaatttcttttagatcaaaattttcctaaaaaagAATCTAGTGCAGCAAACCAGGAACTAGAAATTGGGCCAATGTGTAGAACTCCTGAATTTCTTAATTCTTAAAATAAcatcaactcaaaattttaatttctattgcAGGAAATACAGCTGCAGTGCTGTTATATTGGCCTCCGTTAAAGTTCTTATTGCATTTGTAATTATTGGAGTTTTGAACTCGTAAAACATAGGAACTAATGCTTGCAGTTGTCAGAGTTTTTATGATATTGCTAACAACAATGCAAACTATGATTTATTTGTTCATGTTTTGTTTATGCTAATGTTGATTCATGTTCTATCAAATCATTATGCAATGGTGTGTACTGACGTTATTTTTTCTGCTCTTTTCCCTATTTTAAGGTTAATGCAGTAAATCTACATGTGGAAGATTTGAGAtgcaaaatatttttacaatttgaagATGTAAGGCCTCCCAGTGTAATAGCTGTGGAGATAGTTAAGATTCAAAATGTCTGGTACAAACCAATAGGTGCAGAGCAGCTCTGCTATTATATTACATTGTTGTTGTATTCATTGTTCTTGTTAGATTCAGAGCAATTCTACAGCTGCAAGACAGCACATTAGACATAGATACAGAGGATCTTCCACCATTTCCCTTTATAGATTAATAGAGATCATTATTtaccttatatttttattatttgtgtgaCAAGAGTAGTCTCAACGCATTTAACATAATTCTCTAAATGAGTATacaaatttcattttccttgAATCATTCACAATATGATGTGCTGGGGACCAAGTTTAGTCTAAACAGTGCAATGCAATgcaaaaatatatgttaaaaaaatgcttaaaaataaataatgatcaTATAAATTCCTTAGATATATAACCCATAAAATgttgttacaattttttttttagtcaggtaaaatttgaaataaaaacctACTCAAATATCTTTCTTCAAAGTGGAACTCCATTGTCgttacaattatttttcagTATTAGCATTGCAATCCTACTCTAGTCTTCATCAGAAGATTTTGCTTGAGGTGCATGATACATTGCCGCTTTCAAGGACCAACAACTTTATCAAAATCTGAAACCTTATTAAACTGCAGCTTTCGAGGACCAATGACCTTATCAAAATCTGAAatcttattattctttttcactGCTCCTCTTACCACATTAAATCTTGGAGGTTCACCAAGAGAAGAAGTCCGAACCCAAAAGCCATTATTCCTGAAGAATGGACGTTGCAAGGCTTTGGCAGTTGTCGGCCTCTTGCAAGGATCCCAAGAGCAAAGCAATGAAATTAAACTTATAGCATCCTCACTCGCTAATGGTCAAAACCTGGACAGATTGACTCCAAGTAACTCTGGGAATTGATAGTTTAAACTTTTTGCCAAAAGTAATCCTTCCAGCCAAGTCTTCTCAGTTGGAGTGCCTAAAACAAAGCAAATCTTGAACGCTTGATCGTTTGAATTTTTTCCAGGAAAGATCGGATGCAATGCAAACATCTCAGCCATGATTGCACCCATAGCCCACATGTCaattttgttgttataattGCTAGCTTTCAACATTACTTCAGGTGCTCGGTACATGCGAGTTGTAACACACTCAATATATGGTGGTTCAGAATCTATCTCCCTCACCATTCTGAAATCAGGAATCTTGATTGCAAAATTGGAAACAAGCAAGTTTGATGGCTTTAAGTCACGAGGGAAATAACCCTTCTGGTGCATGTGGTGGAGACCCAGAAGAATTTGAAAACAGTAGCTTCTTACCTCAAGTTCGGAAAAGAAAGATTCTCTTTGTTGAATAACATAAGAAAGATTGTTTTGCATGTATTCAAAGAGAAAGTATAAAGAATCACAATGATTGATAACTTTGTGAATCTTGACAATATTATGATGATTCATCTCGCTTAGCGACTTCACTTCTCTTAGGTTCATGTAGTCCTCccaaaaatgatatttctttcGTAACTCCTTAATCACAACCGGCTCACTTGAACGCTTATCAAGAGCTTTCCAAACTTTCCCGTAAGAGCCCTCACCAACCAGATGAATAAAGTGAAAATTCTCCATGATCGATCAAACAAAGAAGCTAAAAgtaaaaccaagaaaaaaaggtttcttaatagaagaaaaaaattgaaatcaacaAAGATGAAGACGTGTATATAAAGATAACAAGTTATCGAAATCTACAAGGATTCGGTAAAtagattttcaatttcttttaccAATTAGGAAAACTCTCTGACCAACGTTGCCAAACATTTTACAAGTCTTGATTAAGTTATgtagctattttaattaatttactaaaattttaaagtgaaaatgcAGACTTCATATACTTGAGTTTAGAGGTTTCGTCGACAAATTAATATGTGTATGTTTCAAGTGTCATTGGTTTAATCCTTGAGCTATACAGGCAAATTTATATTTCCCAATTTCACGATACTTTCATTTCTGGGAACACAGAGAGAACATGTAATCTGcatttttaattctgttttcaGATTTCAAGTGTACTGTAAATATGTAATCTGCTTTAATTCTGTGATATGTTGTTATATGTTGCTTTCAGATTTCAAGTATACTGTATATACTGTACAGTTACAAAAATCTCTAGAAGAAGCTTCTTATGAGCTCTAGTTAGTTAAGAGGCTTGGCTTTATAAACAGTAATGAGCCTAGTTGAGCCAAGCTCAACAGCTCGTCAAGCTataagcttgagtttgaacaTGTATTTTCAAGTTTGTTCATTTATTAGTTGAGTTACACTCAAACTTGAttcgattttaatttattcttattttatatacGATTATACGACAAAGACAGTCTTATCTAAAAATCTTAtggattataataatataattaaaatctcaatttaattttgttagagTTAGTCAATATTAGTCAAAATCCTATcgattataataatataattaaggttTCAATTCAATACATTTTGTCTTAATCACTAATCTTAAGAACTTTTTAATATAAGCAGTGTTAGACAGTAGGAGTGGTCACTTATAATCTACATTTTTGGATcctattttaattgttattattaatttaagtaataaatataattgttaattttgtttatatgatttaaagttaaattttatacaaaatatgtaaaatattttgaaagaattaaAGTAGAAGTGATCaaatatacattattattttgtcaattcttattattttttaattaattttacattaaagaatattttatttacttcaaatctATGTTGTTacaaaaaattgatatgattctgagttataatttgtaaaaaaattcattgaagCCTAATTTAAGTGTGTTTTGGGTAAATTAGACACAGTAAGCGAGATGGATAGGGTGGAGGAATAGGAATAAaagaaatatgtttttttagaggagttatttattagaaaaaatgtacatttaaaattaataacccCAAAGCTCAGGAAAATTTACATTTTAGCCCACTTCACCTACCACCCGCTTATTCTGTCTACCATTCCTATCACACCTTCTCAACCCCTAACACAGTTAAATTcgatttcaatcaattttttacaaCTTATAACTCAAAATCACATCGatcttttacataatttaaatctaaagtaaataaaatattattaaatataaaattaattataaaataataaaaaataatgaaataataatataagacttataatattttttgtttaattttgatttttaaatttttttcaattacaaaGAGTGATAaagattaataaagataaatttactttaaatcttactaaaaattttaaaaaaatgaaataactatatttaattaaattaataagtatatggtaaagtaatttttttttataaatatattttgattaatattactaaattaaatactttgttactttataataggaaaaaaaaaaaaaagcttatttAGAAATTAGCATGGAACGCTGTTAAAGGCAAAGAATTGTTGACATCATCCGCAGAAAAGAACTTTCCGTGTGATGACGTCACCAACTGATAAATGGCAGGATAGTGTTGCTCATTCTCGGATAAAGCGCGTGAGAGTTACATTCTCGTTTGTGCCGACCTGTACCAATCAAACCAAGAAGCTTCTAAGGCTTTGAGAAGAAGTCAACTTTTATATGTAACACCACAGCCGTTGGATGGAAGATCCACAGGTCAAACCGCATTTTTCGggtttttgagaaaataataatatttaaatataatatattgccGTCTGAAAAATCAACCTATAGCAATTacatgtaaaattataaataaaaaattaaaatatattattctatggtaatttgaaaatttacaagCCGTTGTTGATCAATAAactctttttataatattaattacaaaaaaattataaatcatttatcattttacaTTAAggagaataatataattataaatctgTATTgttttttggtaataaaatcaaagaatgatttattattacatatttttttctctttttgcctTTATGATTTTACTTAAtaattacacaaaataaaaatataagttatttaattataaataagattgCGAAATTTCTATCCCTTTTATTCTCCCTTTGGAGCaactttattttatctttaattaattgttaactCAATTAGATTATtcctaataatttataattacacaAGTAACTATCCAATtaactttataattaaaaatttaaaatttccttCATTAAACCATGAAAACGACGCAACAGATGccaattgattaattattaatccatgattatccaaaaaattattaatcctCCTATAAAATCCCGTCCAAACAAGTCACAGCGCAAATTCTCTCTGTGTTAACCAATAAATGCAACTGAATTCTTGAACCCGACCCGAACTCTAATGGATCGGAACCAACTGCAAAGCGAGCCTCCGACCAGAGACTTCAAATCTCCAACTGTTCTCTCAATCGAGTGCCTCAAAGGCAGCTCCAAGGCCGATGAATGGACTGGCGACATGCTCCAGACCGGCGACATCGTCGAAGAGATCGGGTTGGGATTTGGAAGAGGATCGTCGTGTTCGTATAAGTCGCCGTTTAAGAACGGGAAGAGCGGAGTTCAGAAAATTCTGCACAGCTCGTTCAAGGGCAAAGAGACTTCGATTCTGGTGAAAGTGAGGCGCGGCAACGATGAGTTCACTGAGTTGCAAGCGTGTATCGTGCCGGAGTCAAGCGGGAAGAAGAACCAGTACATGTTGAGGTCCATTGATGACCCGAATTACGCTGTCGGGTTCGTTGATCGGACCGAGGCTGAGTGCTTCGAGTTGCAAGGTGAGTGATGCGTTGTGCCGcgtttttgttcatttttgacatttttaattGACTTTTGAACTTTCGAATTATGTGTGGTCTTGTTGTGCACATGTGAATAtagctattttttattttaaaaaacaatattttgtgaaatttatagatttttagTCTAATTTTTTTGGTGTAGATTAATTCgattgaattttgttatttccAGAGATAATTTGATCTGTGCTTTTCGTATTTGATTATTTGGGTGGTTCTTATAGAGGCgccataaaaagaaaaaaacataatgatattactttattaaaaaaaatataatattttggtcTTGTAgtatataaaatgtataaaaatataataaaattttgtttttctagcATATGCACTTGTTGAATGGTTACCCTTTT belongs to Mangifera indica cultivar Alphonso chromosome 2, CATAS_Mindica_2.1, whole genome shotgun sequence and includes:
- the LOC123207391 gene encoding uncharacterized protein LOC123207391 isoform X1 — protein: MEDDGHNHGFSLGSVSAPSPSVVSLAAFSAIPFPFPCRLSSHFTRPSPPVSAVRKLAWVSLEGRLVNAEEASSSKTIKGWLSREEAAAWEMFTPIQRFLIVAVIGVAVAESKKNWVISQLKKSVELRDEVLLSMQQKLDSLCEQLYFAKDKKEIKANIPLKGKEESAFGETFGDEKISFVECGCWLCDQHHHLFNGLMARSAVKASRRDENEMLQFKMNHVNEVEPEERRMSDLSDWASSVTSSVEVQMNNFALEQDISNLRKECEDKDSSIRELTAFLQSSNTNGSKRISDLEDIIRRKSMIITRLKKDMVVLEQKLVQLTRLQRPSTASATNSWQVPIMADNLLYDMDSTTSPSSSDSDSSPVNRPEITVLKAVGAPVLNGDSASPSEQKSAPVKFSSLLAKPTDLRITSCQSSPLTEISINQNSNTISSSRQNQLSTRGDLKKSRRRPQTASKGAAPQRRWI